The genomic stretch GATCGCGATCGCCGACACGTGGTGCGCGACGGTGTCGTGCAGGTCGCGGGCGAGTCGTTCGCGTTCGAGCAGCGCGAGCTGGTCCAGCTCGCGCTGCCGGGCCCGGGCCCGGTACCGCACGCTGGTGCCCAGCGTGGCGACCGCGAACAGCACGACGAAGGCGGCGACCGTGTCCGCGAGACCGGCCTGACCGGCGCCGGCCCACAGGCCCAGCTTGCCGAGCACGATCGCGCCGCCGACCACGGCCGCCCGCCCGGAGCCCCACCGGAACAGCGCGTACACCAGCAGCAGGACGAACGCCAGGACGACCTGCCGGAGGGCGTCCCGGTCGGTCAGCAGCGGGACCAGCCCGCAGGTGCCGAAGGCGAGCGCGACCATCGACAGTGGCCGCGTCCGGCGCCACAACACCGTGGCCGTCAGCGCCACCGCCACGGCCACCGACAGCGGTCGCCAGGCCAGATCCGGCCGGACGAGACTCTCGACGAGCGCGGCCGGCGCGAGCACCGCGAGCAGCAGCCAGTCCCGCCACACGCGACGCGGTGCGCCGGACGGGGCGGGCTCCTCCCAGATCGAGCGCAGCAGACCCGACACGCCTCCATCGTAGGAACGGGACGGCCGCTTCGGATCGGCCCAAAGTACGAGCGACCGCGCCGAGGTGTCCGGGGTGGACGATGCGGCGGCGCCGGTGAACCGGACCGGCCGGTACGGCGTACCAGACGGTGACGGGCGTGACGGTCCTACCGTCGGGGTACTGGGTCCGGCGTCGAGGCGGGAGGCACAGGGTGCGGGTAGGTGGGGCGCAGCATCGCCGGGGGAGGCTCGCCGGCCTGGCGGTGGCGCTGGTGGCGGCGGCCGCGTGCATGGTGG from Micromonospora craniellae encodes the following:
- a CDS encoding sensor histidine kinase, with translation MSGLLRSIWEEPAPSGAPRRVWRDWLLLAVLAPAALVESLVRPDLAWRPLSVAVAVALTATVLWRRTRPLSMVALAFGTCGLVPLLTDRDALRQVVLAFVLLLVYALFRWGSGRAAVVGGAIVLGKLGLWAGAGQAGLADTVAAFVVLFAVATLGTSVRYRARARQRELDQLALLERERLARDLHDTVAHHVSAIAIRAQAGLAVAATHPQTAIEALQLIEAEASRALAEMRGIVRVLRTDEPAALAPTPRIADLTRFVAGTPEGPAVEVQIVGDAGTLAPSVDRAVYRLVQESVTNARRHARHATRIRVRVEVDDALVRLRVSDDGESPAGPVLGSGYGLAGMAERAALLGGSCAAGPGPEQGWIVDAVLPRAGVAA